Proteins encoded by one window of Homo sapiens chromosome 10, GRCh38.p14 Primary Assembly:
- the MLDHR gene encoding PTEN upstream open reading frame MP31, whose product MWRDSLCAAAGYALGAGTRLRSVLSSRKLQP is encoded by the coding sequence ATGTGGCGGGACTCTTTATGCGCTGCGGCAGGATACGCGCTCGGCGCTGGGACGCGACTGCGCTCAGTTCTCTCCTCTCGGAAGCTGCAGCCATGA
- the KLLN gene encoding killin, with protein sequence MDRPGPGSARPGRTVHVWGYRVEWKVRNGRKLQPSEWAGRGDLGGFKRRWKDTRATVGTTFRRRSRVSLVGELSKFPLPSDSSGGKSSSSFARGALAWCRQRNPNPSCAAAETGARTSLPKERCRGWRLGNWLHKHPHPNTCPRLPACWLPPILTERGERVPKLVPLLACYPKSKPKD encoded by the coding sequence ATGGATCGCCCGGGGCCAGGCTCCGCGCGCCCCGGCCGGACCGTGCACGTTTGGGGTTACCGGGTTGAGTGGAAAGTACGGAACGGTAGGAAGCTGCAGCCCAGCGAGTGGGCGGGGCGAGGAGACCTAGGAGGGTTCAAAAGGAGGTGGAAGGATACACGGGCCACAGTCGGAACTACTTTCCGAAGGAGGTCACGTGTGTCCCTAGTTGGGGAACTTTCCAAATTCCCACTCCCCAGTGATAGCTCCGGAGGCAAGTCGTCTTCTTCCTTTGCTCGGGGTGCTCTTGCCTGGTGCAGGCAGCGGAACCCCAACCCTTCCTGCGCCGCGGCGGAAACAGGGGCTCGGACCAGCCTCCCGAAGGAGCGCTGTCGGGGCTGGCGCTTGGGGAACTGGTTACACAAGCACCCACATCCAAACACGTGCCCCCGCCTCCCCGCCTGCTGGCTGCCGCCGATTCTTACAGAACGCGGGGAGAGAGTCCCCAAACTGGTGCCACTCCTCGCCTGCTACCCTAAGAGCAAGCCAAAGGACTGA